The stretch of DNA CCCGGTTGCAGGGTATCGACCTGCAAGGCTTTGCTCTGGCCAGCGGCCGGGGCTGTCATCGGGGTGACCCGGCCGCCGCCGGCAGCGCGCAGATAGACCTTGTCCAGTTCGATCCCGTAGGGTCGTGGGGTGTTGTTGTGGATTTCAACTTTCACCGGCAGGACACCGCTGGCCGGCAGATCAGACCCCAGCTCGATCTGCGACTCAAAGCCGTCGAAGGGCGTCAGGGTCATGTTCAGCCCGCCCTTGGGCCCCTGTTTGGCATACGCCTCCTGGTTGGCGGCCAGGATGCTGAAGGTCCGGGCAAAATTATTGTGGAAGCCGCCGGGACGTTCGGCCGCACCGATCAGCGACGGAACCGCGACGCCGGCCCGCTCAGGCACGACGGTCGCCCCCTGGGCACCGCAGGTGATGGTGACCCGGCCGCCCTCGCCCTGGCGCACCTCGGCGTTCGTGCCGGCCACGATGTAGCCCACCGAACCGGGGGTGGCGACCTGGACCGACTCGACCGGATGACCCAGGATTTGGACCGACCGATAGGCCAGGCGGTTGGCCTGCTCACAGCTCAGCTTTGGGGCGGACACCGTCCGCGTCCGGGGCGGCATGGTCGGGGTACAGCTCGTCGCCACCAGGCTGGCGACCGCTAGCGAAAAGAATGCGGCTCGATAGTATGACACACTTCCTCCCAAGACAGCGCGTTGCGGGTTCAGCGGCTCAGCGTATCAGAGCCTGCGCGACGGGGCGACACCGGGCACGTTTTTCAGCTCGTCTCGCAACCGTCCCAAATCCTGCATGGCGGCAGTAATATCGGACAGGGAATAGTGGGCGTTGCGCGGGCTGGTCGAGGGCAGCGCAAACACCCGCGCCCCGCCAAAACGTTCGGTCTGACGGCCGACGCGAACCTGTTTTGCCTGACAGCATACCCGGTAGCCGGTCAGGCCGTTGAAGCACACGACGCGCGGGCCATAGCGAGCAATCTTGTTGCGTAGCTGTTGCGCGCCACGCCGGAACTCCTCAGCCCCCAGCTCATGGATGCCGCGGGTCGGCCGTTTGACCACATCGGTCAGCCCGATCCCCCACCCCAACAGGCGCGCCTCATCTCCAGGGCCGACCGGCTCGGGCACCAGACCGGAGGCCGCCAGGGCGGTCCAGAACCGATTCTGGCGGCGGGCGAAATAGCGCCCGAGCTGGGCCGAATAGCGGCTCGGATTCAGGCCGACCAGCACGATATCGAGGTCGTGGCGCAGATAATCGGGCAGGCTGGGCAGGCGGTCCGGGTCCGGTTCGGGAGAACGTGCCATCGTCAACCTCAGCCGTGTCTGTCCCGGAGCCGGGCGTACTGGTATTGCAGGGCGCGGTTGGACCACACGCTGAGGAACGAGCCCAGCATGATCGCGTACACCTGGTGGCGTGCAATCTTGAGCCGGACCGCAGGGTCGAGCAGCCGGCGCGAGGCACGGATACGGGCCAGGGTCGCGCCGCCGATCAGCAGGGGCCAGGCACACGCCAGGCGCAGCCGCCATTCCCGGCGCGGAATGG from Desulfurellaceae bacterium encodes:
- a CDS encoding mismatch-specific DNA-glycosylase, which translates into the protein MARSPEPDPDRLPSLPDYLRHDLDIVLVGLNPSRYSAQLGRYFARRQNRFWTALAASGLVPEPVGPGDEARLLGWGIGLTDVVKRPTRGIHELGAEEFRRGAQQLRNKIARYGPRVVCFNGLTGYRVCCQAKQVRVGRQTERFGGARVFALPSTSPRNAHYSLSDITAAMQDLGRLRDELKNVPGVAPSRRL